A single window of Larimichthys crocea isolate SSNF chromosome XII, L_crocea_2.0, whole genome shotgun sequence DNA harbors:
- the txn2 gene encoding thioredoxin, mitochondrial, which produces MAQRLLVRRIWTVSVKDIRRFPAPAAATTAASSCFSTSLQPAATRVSFLAPSRSLPRSLPHASRREVSFNVQDHEDFTERVINSQLPVLIDFHAQWCGPCKILGPRLEKAVAKQKGRVAMAKVDIDDHTDLAIEYGVSAVPTVIAMRGGDVVDHFVGIKDDDELDSFVSKIIGQ; this is translated from the exons ATGGCTCAGAGGCTGCTGGTACGTAGAATCTGGACGGTCTCGGTGAAAGACATCCGCCGCTTCCCAGCacccgccgccgccaccacagCGGCGTCCTCTTGTTTTTCCACCTCCCTGCAGCCTGCAGCGACCCGGGTCTCCTTCCTCGCTCCCTCGCGCTCCCTGCCTCGCTCCCTTCCTCACGCCTCCCGCAGGGAAGTCTCCTTCAACGTTCAGGACCACGAGGACTTCACAGAGAGGGTCATCAACAGCCAGCTGCCCGTGCTCATTGACTTCCACGCACA gtggtGCGGTCCCTGTAAGATCCTCGGGCCGAGGTTGGAGAAGGCTGTCGCGAAACAGAAAGGCCGTGTTGCCATGGCGAAAGTTGACATAGACGATCACACAGACCTGGCTATCGAATACGGG GTGTCTGCCGTTCCGACGGTAATCGCCATGCGTGGAGGCGACGTCGTCGACCATTTTGTGGGAATcaaagatgatgatgagctGGACTCATTTGTCAGCAAGATCATTGGACAATAA